From one Suricata suricatta isolate VVHF042 chromosome 8, meerkat_22Aug2017_6uvM2_HiC, whole genome shotgun sequence genomic stretch:
- the EXTL2 gene encoding exostosin-like 2 isoform X1, producing MRCCHICKLPGRVMGIRGLRFSLVAILVLLLVAGALTTLLPNVKEDKMLTLRREIKSQGKSALDSFTLIMQTYNRTDLLLRLLNHYQAVPHLHKVIVVWNNLGEKGPDELWNSLGPHPVPVIFKLQTTNRVRNRLQVFPELETTAVLMVDDDTLISAQDLDFAFSVWQQFPDQIVGFVPRKHVSTSSGVYSYGGFELQTPGFGNGDQYSLVLIGASFFNSKYLDLFQRQPAAVHALIDETQNCDDIAMNFIVAKHTGKTSGVFVKPVNMGNLEKETNGGYPGMWHRAEHFLQRSYCINKLISIYDSMPLKYSNIMISQFGFPYANHKSKI from the exons ATGAG GTGTTGCCACATCTGCAAACTTCCTGGAAGAGTGATGGGGATTCGAGGGCTTCGTTTCTCTTTGGTGGCCATCCTTGTGCTGCTGCTGGTAGCCGGGGCTCTGACCACTTTACTTCCAAATGTTAAAGAAGACAAGATGCTCACTCTGCGTAGGGAAATAAAGTCGCAGGGCAAGTCCGCCCTGGATTCCTTTACTCTGATAATGCAGACATACAACAGAACAGATCTCTTACTGAGACTTCTAAATCATTATCAGGCAGTGCCGCACCTGCATAAAGTGATCGTGGTGTGGAACAACCTTGGGGAGAAGGGACCCGATGAGTTATGGAATTCTCTCGGGCCTCACCCTGTCCCTGTGATCTTCAAACTCCAGACGACAAACAGGGTGAGAAATCGGCTCCAGGTCTTTCCTGAGCTGGAAACCACCG cGGTGTTAATGGTAGACGATGACACGCTAATTAGCGCCCAAGACCTTGACTTTGCTTTCTCGGTTTGGCAG cAATTTCCTGATCAAATTGTAGGATTTGTTCCCAGAAAGCATGTCTCTACTTCATCAGGTGTCTACAGTTACGGAGGTTTTGAACTGCAAACACCAGGGTTTGGAAATGGTGACCAGTACTCTTTGGTGCTGATTGGAGCCTCATTCTTCAATAGCAAATACCTTGACCTCTTTCAGAGGCAGCCCGCAGCTGTCCACGCCTTGATAGATGAAACCCAAAACTGTGATGATATCGCCATGAATTTTATCGTTGCCAAGCACACTGGGAAGACTTCAGGGGTATTTGTGAAGCCCGTCAACATGggcaatttagaaaaagaaaccaacGGGGGTTATCCCGGAATGTGGCATCGGGCTGAGCACTTTCTGCAGAGATCTTATTGTATAAATAAGCTTATTAGTATCTATGATAGCATGCCTTTAAAATACTCCAACATTATGATTTCTCAGTTTGGTTTTCCATACGCCAAccacaaaagtaaaatatga
- the EXTL2 gene encoding exostosin-like 2 isoform X2, which yields MGIRGLRFSLVAILVLLLVAGALTTLLPNVKEDKMLTLRREIKSQGKSALDSFTLIMQTYNRTDLLLRLLNHYQAVPHLHKVIVVWNNLGEKGPDELWNSLGPHPVPVIFKLQTTNRVRNRLQVFPELETTAVLMVDDDTLISAQDLDFAFSVWQQFPDQIVGFVPRKHVSTSSGVYSYGGFELQTPGFGNGDQYSLVLIGASFFNSKYLDLFQRQPAAVHALIDETQNCDDIAMNFIVAKHTGKTSGVFVKPVNMGNLEKETNGGYPGMWHRAEHFLQRSYCINKLISIYDSMPLKYSNIMISQFGFPYANHKSKI from the exons ATGGGGATTCGAGGGCTTCGTTTCTCTTTGGTGGCCATCCTTGTGCTGCTGCTGGTAGCCGGGGCTCTGACCACTTTACTTCCAAATGTTAAAGAAGACAAGATGCTCACTCTGCGTAGGGAAATAAAGTCGCAGGGCAAGTCCGCCCTGGATTCCTTTACTCTGATAATGCAGACATACAACAGAACAGATCTCTTACTGAGACTTCTAAATCATTATCAGGCAGTGCCGCACCTGCATAAAGTGATCGTGGTGTGGAACAACCTTGGGGAGAAGGGACCCGATGAGTTATGGAATTCTCTCGGGCCTCACCCTGTCCCTGTGATCTTCAAACTCCAGACGACAAACAGGGTGAGAAATCGGCTCCAGGTCTTTCCTGAGCTGGAAACCACCG cGGTGTTAATGGTAGACGATGACACGCTAATTAGCGCCCAAGACCTTGACTTTGCTTTCTCGGTTTGGCAG cAATTTCCTGATCAAATTGTAGGATTTGTTCCCAGAAAGCATGTCTCTACTTCATCAGGTGTCTACAGTTACGGAGGTTTTGAACTGCAAACACCAGGGTTTGGAAATGGTGACCAGTACTCTTTGGTGCTGATTGGAGCCTCATTCTTCAATAGCAAATACCTTGACCTCTTTCAGAGGCAGCCCGCAGCTGTCCACGCCTTGATAGATGAAACCCAAAACTGTGATGATATCGCCATGAATTTTATCGTTGCCAAGCACACTGGGAAGACTTCAGGGGTATTTGTGAAGCCCGTCAACATGggcaatttagaaaaagaaaccaacGGGGGTTATCCCGGAATGTGGCATCGGGCTGAGCACTTTCTGCAGAGATCTTATTGTATAAATAAGCTTATTAGTATCTATGATAGCATGCCTTTAAAATACTCCAACATTATGATTTCTCAGTTTGGTTTTCCATACGCCAAccacaaaagtaaaatatga